TCTTGTAACGCCAATAAATTGCACCACGAAGCTAGTAATAGAGAAGCTAGTAATCCAATCACACCATAAAATGTAATTAAACGTACATCACTCCAAGTTCGCATTGACAAATTAGAGCTACCCGCTCCACCAACCATGATATTCATATAGCTACATAGCGTAATAAACGCTTCTGTTAGACCAGTAAACATCGCATTAATCGCAATACCTACTAAAATAATTTTCAAAGGATTTAAGCCTGATTTCCAGGACAACATGAATACTAAAAAACAAGCGAATGCTCCACCAAAAAAGGCCAATAATGGTGTGAAAAAAAACGCCATTGGAAATAATGTAATGGCTAATAATTTTACAAATGATGCTCCTGCTGAAATTCCTATTACACCTGCATCAGCTAATGGATTGCGCATAACTGCCTGCAATAATACGCCGGCAACAGACAATGCTGCCCCTGCAAATATAGCGACTATAATCCGCGGGAAACGTAAATCTTTAATAACGGAGTAATTTGCATTTTCTTCACCAAAAAAGGCTCTAATAAATTCCATCGTATCCATTTTAATAGAGCCAGTAATTGCAGAATATATAATAACAACTAAAAGCAAAATACTTACAACTATAAAACTACTTATTTTTTTATTCATCTTAGTCCTCTACATTTCTCATTATGGATACATAATGTTAATCAATTCTTCTAGTGCTTGAGGTACTGCAAGGGTTGCTGTTGTTCCAAATAACGGCTCCTCTAAATCATACACACGTCCGTTTTTCACAGCTTCAAAATGCTTCCAAATATCATTCGTAACAAATTCTTCATTAAACATTTCCACAACTTGATCAGGCAATCCATGTGCCAGACGAATAATAATATCTGGATTGCTTTGTTGTAAAAATTCCGTATTAGATGGTAAATACTCTGGTTCTTGTCCGCTCATCACATTTTGACCTCCAGCCATTCTCACTAAATCTCCAATATATGAATTTTCTGTTGCCACCAAATAGCTACCTGGAATACCAAGTAGAATTAATACTTTAGGGGATTCTTTTGATTCTACTTTCATTCGAAGGGCCGCAATCTTTCCTTCAAGCTCTGACACTAACTTTGTTGCTTCATCAGTCCGATCATAATTTTTCCCAATTTCTAAAATAGCAGCTTTCATATTATCAATACTCTGTAAATTTACATATGAAGCATTGATACCAACTTCATCGAATGTCTTTTTTAAATCTGCCTCTAAAGTTGTAACTGAGAAAACCTCTGTTGGATTCAAGGATTTTACAATTTCCATATCGGGTGACATCGGACTACCAACTTCGGGTAAACCTTCATAGCGTTTAGGTAAATCATAAGCAGTCGTAGGAACAGCAATGACATCTAAATTTAGTGCATCTAAAATATGAGCAACTGCAACTGTCGTTGGAATAATTCGATTTTCAGCTTCAACAGTTGTATTATTTTCATCCTTTTTTTCTTCTACCGTATTTTCATTTTCCTTAATTGAACTAGTGCATGCTGAAAGAACGACAAAAATAATACTTAGCGCCACTATATGTAACTTTCTACTATTTACTTTTGTTTTTATCATGTTCATTCACTCCTTTTAAAAAGCACCCTACTCCTACCTTAGCGAAGTAGATGAGGGTGCTTCCGAAATATTTCAATTGATTTCTTCTTCCTTCATGCGTTTTTTAAAATTAAATAAGATAAATCCACTAACACAGAACAATAAAAGTATACCTATTGGAAAAGCATCACTTGTTTGAGGATTTGTTTCTTTTTCTTTAACTGATGAAGTATTTGTATCACCAGTATTAGTTTTAATAGTCGTGTTAGTGTTAGTGTTAGTGTTTTTTGGGTCCGTTGTAGCTACTACTGCACTACCATCTTCATTTTTCAATGACGCCGGATCCCATACAAAATCTACAGTGTATTCATGATGATAATTTAAGTCATCAATATCCACCTTCATCGTAACTGCAGTCGGTGATGAATAAGAAGGAAGTGCAAATTGGACGATACGTGTATCCTCTGCCTTATCTTCGCTAATAACTTTATTACCGCCTGTACTCGATTCAAATTTCGTTATCCACGCACTTTTTTTCATTTTTAGCTGTATTACTGAAGAGCCATTCTTAACAATAATTGTCCCAGGCTTCAAAAAGTAATCATTTGCTATTGAAGCAGATGAAGAATTTGGTTTATTCACTTGATAATTGATTTTGTATGTCCCATCTGCAAGTGCAGCAGATGCGTTTAAAATTGGCGTAACGAAAAATGTTAATAATGAGACTAACATTAAAACAGAAAATAACCTTTTGATAATAAAACCTCCTTTCAATTGATAATCATTATCAACACTATGTAAATAAAAAGGGATATTTAAAAATACCCCTTTTTATTCTGCGTGTTCGACATATTAATGATAATGATAATCATTATCATTAATATAATAATATTATGGATAAATTAATTTGTCAATACTAATACAAAATAGATTATTTTTCCTATATATATTTATAAGTAAAGTAGGATTTCACAATGCAATAAAATAGAGAATGTAAAATTACATTCACCTCCCTATTTCCCCGCTACCCATTCTATTTATCTTTTCAAAGTACTAAACCTTACCATTTAATCTTGGCTTTAACCAGATCATCTCCTTCTTTAAGCTGCTTATCAAAATTTCCATAAAATGTTGACACCTTACTAACCAATGGTTATTATATAACCATTGGTTAGTAAGTAGAGAAAGTAGGTAATATAGTGAAAAGTAAACAGACGGAACGGTCTGAAGAAACAAAAAAGCAAATAATCGAATCAGCAGGTAGGTTATTTTCCGAAAAAGGATACGATTCAGTGACAATACGAGCCATTGCAAAGGACGCGGGATGTTCCCATACAACCATTTATCTTTACTTTAAAGACAAGGAAGAATTATTACACCAGCTCTCTATGCCACCTTTGGAGGAGCTACACGAACAATTTCTATATCTTTCGAGCTTAAGTACTTTATCTTCAGAAGACAAATTGAAACAAATCAGTCTTGAATATATCCACTTCTGCCTACAGAATCGGAATTTGTATGATATTTTCTTCAACGCAAAGTCTACAAGGGTAGATGAAGGGGATCCACAACTTGAGATAAATAGACTGCGGATTGAAATCTTTGAAATTATGAAGGAAATAATTCGAGAATGTCTATCTATTTCAGATGAAGAACAATTATTAGCTTTTTCCCGAATTTATTACTTCAACCTTAATGGCATTCTTAGCACTTACTCGTATCAACATGAACCTTTTAACAGTTTAATGGAAAGATTAACACCAACATTTGATCTTGCAATAGAAATTCTTCTTATAGGCTTTAAAGAAAAATTAAAAAGGGGAAATGAAAATGAAAGCTGAACAAATCTCTGAGCATATCTGGAGCCTAAAGACGTGGATGATTGTTCCGATTCATGTATGGATAGTTATTGAGGATGATGGGGTCACTTTAGTAGATGCGGGGATGCCGATGATGGCAAAAGGGATTATGAAATTCATAAAGCAACTGAATGCTGGTCCTTTGCGTAGGATTCTCTTAACGCATGGTCATTCGGATCATGTTGGCGCAGTAAAGAGAATATTGACTCAAAATAAAGTACCCGTCTACGCACACGATATTGAAATACCTTATATGGAAGGTGAAGTTCTTTATCCAAAAAGAAAGAAACTTGAAAACAACTTGCCGAAACAATTAGCTAAGCCCCTCATTGAGAGTGCGCATGGAAAGTTGCAAACAATTGCTGGACTGACACCCTATTTAACACCTGGTCATTCTCCGGGACACGTTGTTTATTATCATGAAAAAGATAAAGTACTGCTAGCTGGTGACCTTTTCAACTCTAAAAAAGGAAAGCTTCATCCACCAATGTTTACACCCTATATGGAAGAAGCATTACAAAGCAGTTTAATTGTAAAAGAATTAAAACCTGAGCGATTAGAAGTTTGTCATGGAAGTACGGTATATCGTCCAGCAGATCAACTAGAAGAATATATTCAAGAAGCGACAAAAAAATTAGAGAGTTAGTAATAGAGAGAGAAGGATAATGCCTTGAATTAGAGGATAGGTGTTTCCTTCTCTTTTGTTACGTCTATGTCATTTTCAATGTATCTTTATATCTTATTGTTTGTTAATATCCAACTCACTTAACATTTAGTTCAGTTTTTCTATAGAATCATATTTCACACTTAAATATAGTCAAGCCACGAATGACCAGTTGGAAATTGCTTTTTCAATGTAATTTTTAGCCAATCCTTTTGTTCAGGCAGTAAATAAGGAAGCATAATTTGTAGATCTTTAAAATCTTTTACTCTAACGTTTGCGCTACCACCTTTATAAAGGAGTTGAATCTCGGGCCTCAGGTAAGGTATCTCTTCGTTTGTTCTTAAAAATATATCCTCTATTTCTCTTCTAATAGATTTGTCTCGCCTGTATATCCAAGATTGTTGCTCTGTCTCTACTAACATCATTTGAAAAGCCCAGGGGGAACTACTGCTTTTACTAACCCAAATATCATTTGTAGTTTTTAAAAATTCACCTTCTTGCCAAAGAACTAGTTTCCCATTCTTTGCTTTGTATAACATCCAATCTTCTGACAAATGATTATAGATAGTTAATTGTTCCTCTCGAAGTATTATTACATCTATATCATCATGTACCCTGGATTGTTTTCCTAAATGTAAATCTAAAGCCCATCCCCCTGCAATACCCCAATTAATTGGAATAGTTGAAAAGAGCTTATAAATTTCTGTTACCGTGATTGATTCCCAATTATCTATATCTGTCCTCAAATAATGTCCTCCACAGAGCTTTGAAATAAAATTTGATTAAAAATAAGCTACAGCTACAAACAATTTAAAACACCACCGTTTTGAAAAAATATTGATCTAAACGGTGGGATTTAATTGACGCAATAGCATTTTTCAACAAGGTTTCTTATATATTCTCTAAATGATTTGTATCATTTATAAAGTGAATTATCTTTTCCTTATCAGTAAGTTCAATTAAACTAATTCCTGTATCTCCGATTTTAAAATAATAATCCATGTTGATTGGCATTTGGTAAAAAGCACGTAATATATTATTAATTACGCCGCCATGAGCAACAATCGCAATTCGTTTATATTTATTTCCGGTTACAATTTTAGAAAATATTGTTTCAATTCTCATTCGAAATTCTATGAATGATTCTCCATTTTCGAAACGCTCATGAAAAAATTTTGGCTCTGGATACTTTTTTGCTTCTTCAAAGGATAGTCCAGCTTGAACACCATTATTAAACTCCATTAATTCTTCTTCTAATTGCACTGGGCAACCAATAATTTCTCCTAATGTTTCAGCGGTTTCACGTGCTCTTTTTAACGTACTTGCCCAGATAAACTCTGGTGGGAAATCATTTTTTACTTTTTGTGATAAACTTCCCACTTGCTTTCTACCTCTTTCTGTTAATTCAAAATCAGCTCTTCCTTCATGTACGTTTAAAATATCTGCTTCTGATTCTCCGTGTCGAATTAATAGTATTTGCATGTCTTTTCCTCCTAAATCTTTTAAATCCAAATCGTATGAATCTAAGTATTGAATAATACAATGGGTTAGTTATAAAAGTATGTTTTATCTAATGTGTAGGATTTTCAAACTTTCACAGAATTCCCTACTTATTATATGTATGTATCGAACTAACCTCAACAATAGTGAGAAGCGACTGTTCTATTGAACAATAACCCCAGTCAGTTGCACAACATGATGTTTAAGTCTTCTTAATAGTAACTTTGCCCTCTTTATTTTCTGCATGATTCCATTCAACTTGTATTTCAAATGTCCCTTCTTCAAAAAATAAAGGGAATCTTCTTCGAATAGATTCCTGCATTGGAAGGTTATATGCTTCCCCTATATTTACCCAAACTGCCTTTCCTTCTGGGCCATTTTCAAGTAATTCTCCATTGAAATCTTTTGTGATGTAGTTAAAAATCATGTATCTATCCATTGCAACTGGATTTACATATTCATAGAGGCCTTTAAAAACAAGGTTACTTACTTCTAAACCAGTTTCTTCTTTTACCTCTCTAATTGCACTTTCTACTATACTTTCAGGAAATTCAACTTTGCCACCAGGTGGAATAAACCCTTTGAAATTATCGTGTTGTCTATCGAGCAGTAAAACCTTGTCTTCATTTTGAATCATGCAAACAGTCCACATTTTATAATTTACAGAATTACTCATTATTTACCCCATATTTTTTTCTTTCAATTTTACCATATTCCTTTTTTTACTTTTTACACAAAATTGCCCCATT
The genomic region above belongs to Lysinibacillus sp. FSL W8-0992 and contains:
- a CDS encoding TetR/AcrR family transcriptional regulator, translating into MKSKQTERSEETKKQIIESAGRLFSEKGYDSVTIRAIAKDAGCSHTTIYLYFKDKEELLHQLSMPPLEELHEQFLYLSSLSTLSSEDKLKQISLEYIHFCLQNRNLYDIFFNAKSTRVDEGDPQLEINRLRIEIFEIMKEIIRECLSISDEEQLLAFSRIYYFNLNGILSTYSYQHEPFNSLMERLTPTFDLAIEILLIGFKEKLKRGNENES
- a CDS encoding nucleotidyltransferase domain-containing protein, producing MRTDIDNWESITVTEIYKLFSTIPINWGIAGGWALDLHLGKQSRVHDDIDVIILREEQLTIYNHLSEDWMLYKAKNGKLVLWQEGEFLKTTNDIWVSKSSSSPWAFQMMLVETEQQSWIYRRDKSIRREIEDIFLRTNEEIPYLRPEIQLLYKGGSANVRVKDFKDLQIMLPYLLPEQKDWLKITLKKQFPTGHSWLDYI
- a CDS encoding FecCD family ABC transporter permease; this translates as MNKKISSFIVVSILLLVVIIYSAITGSIKMDTMEFIRAFFGEENANYSVIKDLRFPRIIVAIFAGAALSVAGVLLQAVMRNPLADAGVIGISAGASFVKLLAITLFPMAFFFTPLLAFFGGAFACFLVFMLSWKSGLNPLKIILVGIAINAMFTGLTEAFITLCSYMNIMVGGAGSSNLSMRTWSDVRLITFYGVIGLLASLLLASWCNLLALQDKTAKSLGFNVTRARLIIAAIAVLLAAISTATAGVIAFVGLLIPHISRRLVGSDHKWLIPFSALAGALLILTADTLGRILVAPLEIPASTIMAIIGGPFLIFLIRKDK
- the isdE gene encoding heme ABC transporter substrate-binding protein IsdE, which gives rise to MIKTKVNSRKLHIVALSIIFVVLSACTSSIKENENTVEEKKDENNTTVEAENRIIPTTVAVAHILDALNLDVIAVPTTAYDLPKRYEGLPEVGSPMSPDMEIVKSLNPTEVFSVTTLEADLKKTFDEVGINASYVNLQSIDNMKAAILEIGKNYDRTDEATKLVSELEGKIAALRMKVESKESPKVLILLGIPGSYLVATENSYIGDLVRMAGGQNVMSGQEPEYLPSNTEFLQQSNPDIIIRLAHGLPDQVVEMFNEEFVTNDIWKHFEAVKNGRVYDLEEPLFGTTATLAVPQALEELINIMYP
- a CDS encoding histidine phosphatase family protein, which codes for MQILLIRHGESEADILNVHEGRADFELTERGRKQVGSLSQKVKNDFPPEFIWASTLKRARETAETLGEIIGCPVQLEEELMEFNNGVQAGLSFEEAKKYPEPKFFHERFENGESFIEFRMRIETIFSKIVTGNKYKRIAIVAHGGVINNILRAFYQMPINMDYYFKIGDTGISLIELTDKEKIIHFINDTNHLENI
- a CDS encoding MBL fold metallo-hydrolase, giving the protein MKAEQISEHIWSLKTWMIVPIHVWIVIEDDGVTLVDAGMPMMAKGIMKFIKQLNAGPLRRILLTHGHSDHVGAVKRILTQNKVPVYAHDIEIPYMEGEVLYPKRKKLENNLPKQLAKPLIESAHGKLQTIAGLTPYLTPGHSPGHVVYYHEKDKVLLAGDLFNSKKGKLHPPMFTPYMEEALQSSLIVKELKPERLEVCHGSTVYRPADQLEEYIQEATKKLES
- a CDS encoding 8-oxo-dGTP diphosphatase — its product is MSNSVNYKMWTVCMIQNEDKVLLLDRQHDNFKGFIPPGGKVEFPESIVESAIREVKEETGLEVSNLVFKGLYEYVNPVAMDRYMIFNYITKDFNGELLENGPEGKAVWVNIGEAYNLPMQESIRRRFPLFFEEGTFEIQVEWNHAENKEGKVTIKKT
- the isdC gene encoding heme uptake protein IsdC, coding for MKGGFIIKRLFSVLMLVSLLTFFVTPILNASAALADGTYKINYQVNKPNSSSASIANDYFLKPGTIIVKNGSSVIQLKMKKSAWITKFESSTGGNKVISEDKAEDTRIVQFALPSYSSPTAVTMKVDIDDLNYHHEYTVDFVWDPASLKNEDGSAVVATTDPKNTNTNTNTTIKTNTGDTNTSSVKEKETNPQTSDAFPIGILLLFCVSGFILFNFKKRMKEEEIN